From one Thermatribacter velox genomic stretch:
- a CDS encoding FadR/GntR family transcriptional regulator: MRPINRVKLTENIVEAIVEYASSQNLKAGDRLPSERELASALRVSRPLLREALRKMESLNLVEVLPGKGIFIKNPLRNNMAYLVLHIDGDKKKNLEVLKIRRALEKLAVEEAIKNITEEELEDLERRLNLLEEKQRRGEDSREENWAFHSLIYRAAGNKLLFDILEGLKDFHLFWEDPFECPSFAEKTYFFHRELFKCVEKRDPARACTLIDRLLDALENEIKKSG; this comes from the coding sequence ATGAGACCAATCAACCGGGTGAAACTTACCGAAAACATAGTGGAAGCAATAGTGGAATACGCTTCTTCCCAGAACCTCAAAGCAGGGGATAGGCTCCCTTCAGAGCGAGAACTGGCCAGTGCCTTGAGAGTGAGTCGTCCTCTCTTGCGAGAAGCTTTGCGAAAGATGGAGAGCTTGAACCTGGTGGAAGTTCTGCCTGGAAAGGGTATCTTCATCAAAAACCCTTTACGCAACAACATGGCCTACCTGGTTCTTCACATAGATGGGGACAAGAAGAAAAATCTGGAAGTTCTAAAGATAAGGAGAGCCCTGGAAAAGCTGGCTGTGGAGGAAGCAATCAAAAATATCACTGAAGAAGAACTGGAGGATCTTGAAAGGCGACTAAACCTTCTTGAAGAAAAGCAAAGGAGGGGTGAAGATAGCAGAGAGGAAAACTGGGCTTTTCACAGCCTGATTTACCGTGCCGCAGGTAATAAGCTCCTTTTTGATATTCTGGAAGGTTTGAAAGATTTTCATCTTTTTTGGGAGGATCCTTTTGAGTGTCCTTCTTTTGCAGAAAAAACCTATTTTTTCCATCGTGAACTTTTCAAGTGTGTTGAAAAAAGAGATCCAGCTCGGGCCTGCACTTTAATTGACAGGCTTTTGGATGCACTTGAGAATGAGATAAAAAAGAGTGGTTGA